In a single window of the Pseudodesulfovibrio profundus genome:
- a CDS encoding alpha/beta fold hydrolase encodes MKNNLVALIIWGILLFAVTALSGCRGYNAITAMDAHAKWTRLNASAPLPAVGWARGQSDIIHIYIEGDGVAYSTPTSPSPDPTPITPTALLLAQQDTTPAVAYLGRPCQYVEGSACTNEYWTTGRFSLPVLNTMNSLTDAAKKAANARNVVLIGFSGGGAVAALLASQRTDVVGLITVCGNLDHEKWTRMHNLTPLHDSLNPADYTQKLSSIPQVHFLGGNDTIIPQQVVDSYVERLSPKTIVQVRTLPELTHSGKGWVAAWPTLLKAATSTF; translated from the coding sequence ATGAAGAACAACTTGGTTGCATTGATTATATGGGGGATACTCCTGTTTGCCGTGACAGCACTCTCTGGTTGCCGCGGCTACAATGCCATCACTGCCATGGATGCACATGCCAAGTGGACCCGGCTGAACGCATCTGCCCCGCTTCCTGCGGTTGGATGGGCGCGAGGTCAGTCCGATATCATTCACATTTACATTGAAGGAGATGGAGTAGCTTACTCAACTCCAACCTCCCCTTCACCTGATCCGACTCCCATAACACCCACTGCGCTGCTTTTAGCACAACAGGATACGACTCCCGCTGTGGCCTATCTGGGCCGCCCATGCCAGTATGTTGAAGGTTCAGCCTGCACAAATGAATACTGGACCACAGGACGCTTCTCCCTGCCGGTGCTCAACACGATGAATTCTTTGACCGATGCGGCCAAGAAAGCAGCGAATGCACGCAACGTTGTGCTCATCGGATTTTCGGGAGGTGGTGCTGTAGCAGCACTACTGGCATCACAGCGAACGGATGTCGTCGGTCTGATCACGGTGTGCGGCAACCTCGATCATGAAAAGTGGACAAGAATGCATAATCTGACCCCACTGCATGATTCGCTCAACCCGGCAGATTACACCCAAAAGCTATCCTCGATACCTCAGGTCCATTTTCTGGGTGGAAATGACACAATCATCCCTCAACAGGTAGTCGACTCGTATGTGGAACGCCTTTCCCCAAAGACAATAGTACAGGTGCGCACACTCCCGGAATTGACTCACAGTGGAAAGGGGTGGGTTGCGGCATGGCCCACTCTATTAAAAGCAGCCACCTCGACCTTCTAA
- a CDS encoding DUF721 domain-containing protein, whose protein sequence is MARYYRHYSRKGRKGRTISLTDALPSYFDKKDTSGGMLLVQLWNAWDDLMGEMAHVARPLGHRGRKLILAAEDPMVMQEAQFLAPMILEKINGYLEQDFFDKVVFELLNGRSPLDGYTRPEAEKPPRKLKKPNELGALNEKLDPNSPLGKCYRAYQRMFEE, encoded by the coding sequence GTGGCAAGATATTATCGACACTACAGCCGCAAGGGACGAAAAGGCCGTACCATAAGCCTGACAGATGCCCTGCCCTCATATTTTGATAAAAAGGATACGAGCGGGGGGATGCTGCTTGTCCAGTTGTGGAATGCCTGGGATGACCTGATGGGAGAGATGGCCCATGTTGCCCGTCCGCTGGGACACAGGGGGCGCAAACTCATTCTCGCCGCGGAAGACCCGATGGTCATGCAGGAGGCGCAGTTTTTGGCTCCGATGATACTCGAAAAAATAAATGGCTATTTGGAGCAAGATTTCTTTGACAAAGTAGTATTCGAACTGCTAAACGGCAGATCTCCTTTGGACGGGTATACCCGGCCGGAAGCTGAAAAGCCTCCGAGGAAACTTAAAAAGCCTAACGAATTAGGCGCGTTAAATGAGAAGCTGGACCCGAACTCCCCACTAGGGAAGTGCTACAGGGCCTACCAGCGGATGTTTGAGGAGTAA
- a CDS encoding PEGA domain-containing protein, with translation MSHRAFLVLLLISTLTILTACGPPKQTIPISTNPMGATVYGDGKQMCTTPCSVSFTRDTDHLLTIHKEGFEQVDMIISRRFKPDEAIRDGIISGILKGSDPEAVGSEVAREVDEQERSGEAYELTPSIVRITLKPESQ, from the coding sequence ATGTCACATCGAGCGTTTCTTGTTTTACTCCTGATTTCGACCCTGACCATACTGACGGCTTGCGGTCCGCCCAAACAAACGATACCGATATCGACCAACCCCATGGGGGCGACGGTTTATGGGGATGGCAAACAGATGTGCACCACCCCGTGCAGTGTTTCATTTACAAGAGACACTGACCACCTGTTGACCATCCACAAAGAAGGATTTGAACAGGTGGACATGATCATAAGTCGGCGATTCAAGCCGGATGAAGCCATTCGCGACGGGATAATTTCCGGCATCCTCAAGGGGAGTGACCCGGAAGCCGTCGGGTCCGAAGTGGCACGGGAAGTTGACGAACAGGAGCGCTCCGGCGAAGCATACGAACTGACACCATCCATCGTTCGAATCACGCTGAAACCGGAATCCCAATAG
- a CDS encoding universal stress protein, whose protein sequence is MFKKILLAVTPLVKMQTAPKAAFDFARKNNAELILFHSLPVGKDAWCDFGDIISEDQLRENTAKKIQAYYADELATIPKYSIHVTTGLAHEQMLRIIHSEGVDLIIMGHHTSAMVRPDRMWGSVDTTIRRVCANVFCPVLVVTNEMPNGANLKKIVLATDFSTPSDSAMCYAAQVARTFGAHLEVFHVLDVGQTHPDPKYYMQDMENFVTKAIDKMDTRYKKALSDISHSYSCWEGIPYTEILKKARWSDADLIIMAQYSSSEEVAKPMIGSTSIQVALSPGCPALIVNYRARNCM, encoded by the coding sequence ATGTTCAAGAAAATTCTACTGGCAGTTACCCCTCTGGTGAAGATGCAGACCGCCCCCAAAGCGGCTTTTGATTTTGCACGCAAAAACAATGCTGAACTGATTCTTTTCCACTCGCTTCCCGTCGGCAAGGATGCCTGGTGTGATTTCGGGGACATCATTTCCGAAGATCAACTCAGGGAAAACACCGCCAAAAAAATTCAGGCCTACTACGCGGATGAATTGGCAACGATCCCCAAGTATTCCATCCATGTGACCACCGGCCTCGCCCATGAACAGATGCTCCGAATCATCCACAGTGAGGGGGTTGATCTCATCATAATGGGCCACCACACTTCCGCAATGGTCCGGCCCGATCGCATGTGGGGTTCGGTGGACACAACCATCAGGCGGGTTTGTGCCAACGTGTTCTGCCCCGTACTTGTCGTCACCAATGAAATGCCCAATGGCGCCAATTTAAAGAAAATCGTCCTTGCAACCGACTTCTCCACCCCATCGGATTCAGCCATGTGCTACGCCGCGCAGGTCGCCAGAACGTTCGGCGCGCATCTGGAGGTTTTTCATGTACTGGATGTGGGGCAAACCCACCCTGATCCCAAATATTACATGCAGGACATGGAGAACTTCGTGACAAAGGCCATCGACAAGATGGACACGCGATACAAGAAAGCACTCAGCGACATAAGCCACAGCTACAGTTGCTGGGAAGGCATTCCCTACACTGAAATTCTCAAAAAAGCCCGTTGGAGCGACGCAGACCTGATCATCATGGCCCAGTATTCTTCCAGCGAAGAAGTAGCCAAACCCATGATCGGCTCCACATCCATCCAGGTTGCCCTCTCACCAGGCTGTCCCGCGCTTATCGTCAACTACCGGGCGCGAAACTGCATGTAG
- a CDS encoding ArsR/SmtB family transcription factor has product MEIIKYCKALADETRARLVNVLLEYELNVGEIVQVMEMGQSRISRHLKILADSGLVNFRREGLWAFYRVSDDGPGRDFLDGITKLLEDEEELKRDRNRADKVIRERTAATRQFFDDIAPEWDRMTAEVLGDLDLGEEIRKRLPQCECAADIGCGPGDMLEILARSSNMVIGVDNSPKMLELAEERFSEDANMSLRIGETTHLPLRDLEADCTVMSLVLHHLARPIDAIREAGRVLRTGGRLLVAEFDQHDNEIMRSEYGDRRLGIPQEKMHNWLGQTGFAVLATKEFKVNKGLVVVMYEAEKL; this is encoded by the coding sequence ATGGAAATAATTAAATATTGTAAGGCACTTGCCGACGAGACCCGAGCGCGATTGGTCAACGTTCTGCTGGAATATGAGCTGAATGTTGGTGAGATCGTGCAGGTTATGGAAATGGGGCAGTCGCGCATCTCCCGGCACCTGAAAATTCTGGCCGATTCCGGTCTGGTGAATTTTCGGAGGGAAGGCTTGTGGGCCTTCTACCGTGTCAGTGACGACGGTCCCGGTCGGGATTTTCTTGATGGCATCACCAAGCTTCTTGAAGATGAAGAAGAGTTGAAGCGGGACCGCAACCGGGCCGACAAGGTTATTCGGGAGCGGACAGCAGCCACTCGTCAGTTCTTTGATGATATAGCGCCTGAATGGGATCGCATGACCGCAGAGGTTCTGGGTGATCTGGACCTTGGCGAAGAGATTCGCAAGCGGTTGCCGCAGTGCGAGTGCGCTGCCGACATCGGTTGCGGACCGGGGGATATGCTGGAGATTCTCGCTCGTTCATCCAATATGGTCATCGGTGTGGATAATTCGCCCAAGATGCTTGAACTTGCCGAGGAACGGTTCTCCGAAGATGCGAACATGTCGTTGCGCATCGGTGAGACAACCCACCTGCCGCTGCGTGATCTGGAGGCAGATTGTACGGTGATGTCGCTGGTATTGCACCACCTGGCTCGCCCTATCGATGCCATTCGCGAGGCGGGCCGTGTGCTGCGGACCGGCGGACGATTGCTCGTCGCGGAATTTGACCAGCACGACAATGAAATCATGCGAAGTGAGTATGGTGATCGTCGTCTTGGTATCCCGCAGGAAAAAATGCACAACTGGTTGGGCCAGACCGGATTTGCGGTATTGGCGACCAAGGAATTCAAAGTCAACAAGGGTCTCGTCGTTGTTATGTACGAGGCCGAAAAGTTATAG
- the ahcY gene encoding adenosylhomocysteinase: MSKNVMPVDPKCENKVADMSLATWGLNEMQLSEREMPGLMSIIEKYGPEKPLKGLKVMGSLHMTIQTAMLIKCLYELGADIRWASCNIFSTQDHAAAAIAESGMAKVFAWKGETLEEYWWCTEQALTWPDGSGPDLIVDDGGDATMLIHQGVKVEADPSIADKKYDVHEFQIVMDRLAESVKVAPTKWTEISKKIRGVSEETTTGVHRLYEMQRAGELLFPAINVNDSVTKSKFDNLYGCRESLADGIKRATDVMVAGKVVVIVGYGDVGKGCAQSMRGFGARVIVTEVDPICALQAAMEGFEVTTMDEAAPRGDIFVTCTGNYHVVTGAHMDAMKDEAILCNIGHFDSEIEMGHLENNPECTRLEVKPQVDKWTLPSGKSLIVLAEGRLVNLGCATGHPSFVMSNSFTNQALAQIDLAKNDYEPKVMILPKKLDEEVARLHLDRLGVKLEKLSKEQADYIGVDVEGPYKPDHYRY; encoded by the coding sequence ATGTCCAAAAACGTTATGCCTGTCGACCCGAAGTGCGAAAACAAAGTCGCAGACATGTCCCTGGCCACCTGGGGCTTGAATGAAATGCAGCTGTCCGAGCGTGAAATGCCGGGCCTCATGTCCATCATTGAAAAGTACGGCCCCGAAAAGCCCCTCAAGGGTCTGAAAGTCATGGGCTCCCTGCACATGACCATCCAGACTGCCATGCTCATCAAATGCCTTTACGAGCTGGGTGCGGACATCCGTTGGGCGTCTTGTAACATCTTCTCCACTCAGGATCACGCCGCTGCTGCTATTGCAGAGTCCGGTATGGCCAAGGTTTTTGCCTGGAAAGGCGAGACCCTGGAAGAATACTGGTGGTGCACCGAACAGGCTCTGACCTGGCCTGACGGCTCCGGTCCCGACCTCATCGTTGATGACGGTGGCGACGCAACCATGCTCATCCACCAGGGTGTTAAAGTGGAAGCTGATCCTTCCATCGCCGACAAGAAGTACGATGTGCACGAGTTCCAGATTGTAATGGATCGCCTGGCTGAATCCGTGAAGGTCGCTCCTACCAAGTGGACCGAAATCTCCAAGAAGATTCGCGGTGTATCCGAGGAAACCACCACTGGTGTGCATCGCCTCTACGAGATGCAGCGCGCCGGTGAACTGCTGTTCCCCGCCATCAACGTCAACGACTCCGTTACCAAGTCCAAGTTCGACAACCTCTACGGTTGCCGCGAATCCCTGGCAGACGGCATCAAGCGTGCCACTGATGTCATGGTTGCCGGTAAGGTTGTTGTCATCGTTGGTTACGGTGATGTTGGTAAGGGCTGCGCCCAGTCCATGCGCGGCTTCGGCGCTCGCGTGATCGTCACCGAAGTTGATCCCATTTGCGCCCTTCAGGCTGCGATGGAAGGCTTTGAAGTCACCACCATGGATGAAGCTGCTCCTCGCGGTGATATCTTCGTCACCTGCACCGGTAACTACCACGTTGTCACCGGCGCACACATGGATGCCATGAAAGACGAAGCCATTCTCTGCAACATCGGTCACTTTGATTCTGAAATCGAAATGGGCCACCTTGAGAACAACCCCGAGTGCACGCGTCTTGAAGTCAAGCCGCAGGTGGACAAGTGGACCCTGCCTTCCGGCAAGTCCCTGATTGTTCTGGCCGAAGGTCGTCTGGTGAACCTCGGTTGCGCAACCGGTCACCCCTCCTTCGTCATGTCCAACTCCTTCACCAACCAGGCTCTGGCCCAGATCGATCTGGCCAAGAACGACTACGAGCCCAAGGTTATGATCCTGCCCAAGAAGCTGGACGAAGAAGTCGCACGACTGCACCTCGACCGCCTTGGCGTCAAGCTGGAAAAGCTCAGCAAAGAGCAGGCAGACTACATTGGTGTGGATGTCGAAGGTCCGTACAAGCCGGATCACTACCGCTACTAA
- a CDS encoding IS3 family transposase (programmed frameshift) has translation MEDKSKQRVRRTQRDYTMAFKLSVVAQVEKGEMTYKQAQALYGIQGRSTVLKWLRKHGTLDWSKSMVHSRKDPKARETPVQKIKRLEKELEEEKIKTALLNKMIEISDREFGTSIRKKPYPRAARSLQRERQISLSACCRQLGVSRQSVYQAEKRHDAREAMYQEAKAMVLNVRTRMPRLGTRKLYHLLKDAFSAKGIRLGRDGLFSLLRREHMLIKRRKNYTKTTNSKHWLKKHPNLLKDVQPRCPEQVFVSDITYVNTREQTCYLSLVTDAFSRKIMGYNVSRDLSAESTTKALDAAVENKRRRVNTIHHSDRGLQYASSVYQRKLQESGMVPSMTDGYDCYQNALAERMNGILKQEFMVTKCNDFAELNTLVRESVEIYNSQRPHLSLGMRTPNDVHESGCGASPTA, from the exons ATGGAAGACAAATCCAAACAGCGAGTTAGACGCACCCAACGCGATTACACGATGGCCTTTAAATTGTCGGTTGTGGCACAGGTGGAAAAGGGCGAGATGACGTACAAGCAGGCTCAGGCTCTTTATGGTATTCAAGGGCGAAGCACTGTGCTGAAGTGGCTCAGGAAGCACGGCACCCTTGATTGGAGCAAGTCCATGGTACATTCCCGAAAAGACCCAAAAGCCAGAGAAACACCGGTCCAGAAGATCAAACGGCTGGAGAAAGAGCTTGAGGAAGAAAAGATCAAGACCGCGCTTCTCAATAAAATGATTGAGATTTCCGACCGCGAGTTTGGGACTTCTATAAGAAAAAAGC CTTACCCCCGAGCTGCACGAAGTCTTCAGAGAGAAAGACAAATAAGCTTGTCTGCTTGTTGCAGGCAGCTCGGGGTCAGTCGGCAGTCCGTGTATCAGGCTGAAAAGCGCCATGATGCACGGGAAGCCATGTATCAGGAGGCAAAGGCCATGGTCCTGAACGTGCGGACCAGGATGCCCCGCCTTGGGACTCGAAAGCTGTACCACCTGTTGAAGGACGCATTTTCCGCAAAGGGAATCAGGCTCGGACGTGATGGGTTGTTTTCCCTGCTGCGGCGAGAGCATATGCTCATCAAGCGACGGAAAAACTATACAAAGACAACCAACTCGAAGCATTGGCTAAAAAAGCATCCCAACTTGTTGAAAGATGTTCAACCGAGATGTCCTGAGCAGGTGTTCGTAAGCGACATTACCTACGTGAATACACGTGAGCAAACATGCTATCTGTCGCTGGTGACAGATGCATTCAGCCGGAAGATAATGGGATACAACGTGAGCCGGGATCTCAGTGCGGAAAGCACAACCAAAGCGCTGGACGCGGCAGTTGAAAACAAGCGAAGGAGGGTGAATACAATTCACCATTCAGATCGAGGACTCCAATACGCTTCTTCGGTCTACCAGAGAAAACTCCAGGAATCCGGCATGGTTCCTTCCATGACAGATGGCTATGACTGCTATCAAAATGCCTTGGCGGAACGGATGAATGGAATTCTGAAGCAAGAGTTCATGGTCACCAAATGCAACGACTTTGCAGAGCTCAATACCCTGGTGAGGGAATCCGTTGAGATATACAATTCACAACGGCCACATCTCAGCCTAGGAATGAGAACGCCAAACGATGTACACGAATCAGGCTGTGGGGCTAGCCCCACAGCCTGA
- a CDS encoding bacteriohemerythrin — protein sequence MPILSWQDSYSVGVACIDAEHKQLISMINRAFDDSKKETDLVILERLAADMRMYAMVHFATEEELMKEHDFPHSENHIKNHKMFLNKALEAEQAVEKGEDTNPIEFVNFLADWLSGHILEVDKALGTHLNAKGVF from the coding sequence ATGCCGATTCTGAGTTGGCAAGATTCATATTCCGTAGGTGTGGCGTGTATTGATGCAGAGCATAAGCAACTCATATCAATGATCAACCGCGCATTCGACGATTCCAAAAAGGAAACCGACCTCGTCATCCTCGAGCGTCTGGCTGCTGATATGCGCATGTACGCCATGGTCCACTTCGCCACCGAAGAGGAACTGATGAAAGAACACGACTTTCCTCATTCGGAAAACCACATCAAGAATCACAAAATGTTCCTGAACAAGGCACTTGAAGCCGAGCAGGCTGTGGAGAAAGGTGAGGACACCAATCCGATTGAATTTGTCAATTTCCTTGCCGACTGGCTCAGCGGACACATCCTCGAAGTCGACAAAGCCCTGGGCACTCACCTCAATGCAAAAGGGGTATTCTAA
- a CDS encoding NADase-type glycan-binding domain-containing protein, with protein MRLTVPAIVLLILLSSIPALALDVTVKVSSMKMDVFLPYAPEHLLDGDLNTAWAGGGLGAGEGQWIELQFDYPVRLDKLGIFNGHHGEGKFEEFRRIRSGRLVYPDGTSSRFWLHDEKGEQIIECDGRPAKSIRIVVDGVFPEGEWAAKKKLAVAEIKLYVALMADPAEMNPSEHPATVNIPTPAPQSPSARVPDEMIELLRSFYVRQTTMADDFAELFAEDVRDKNDFRQEVFKSVQMQRGTYKILRSAEVETDGLGFELVDLQGIYARVRVFGAYKVNLPGKHAYLEEDSIFVLSKESEGWRILELEGEESFY; from the coding sequence ATGCGTTTGACTGTCCCTGCAATCGTCCTCCTGATCCTTCTTTCATCTATCCCCGCGTTGGCACTGGATGTGACTGTTAAGGTGTCCAGCATGAAAATGGATGTTTTCCTGCCATATGCACCGGAGCATCTTTTGGATGGTGACTTAAACACTGCATGGGCAGGTGGCGGACTGGGGGCAGGCGAAGGGCAGTGGATTGAATTGCAATTCGATTATCCCGTACGTCTGGACAAACTGGGTATCTTCAACGGACACCATGGGGAAGGAAAGTTCGAGGAGTTCCGGCGTATCCGTTCAGGGCGCCTGGTCTATCCTGATGGAACGTCCTCGCGGTTCTGGTTGCACGACGAGAAAGGGGAGCAGATAATTGAATGTGATGGTCGTCCCGCCAAATCAATCCGAATTGTTGTGGACGGGGTGTTTCCCGAGGGCGAGTGGGCGGCCAAGAAGAAGCTGGCCGTGGCCGAAATCAAACTCTATGTGGCGTTGATGGCAGATCCGGCTGAGATGAACCCCTCCGAGCACCCGGCAACGGTCAATATACCCACGCCAGCCCCGCAATCTCCTTCCGCCAGGGTTCCTGATGAGATGATTGAGCTGCTGCGCTCCTTTTATGTGCGGCAGACCACGATGGCTGACGACTTCGCAGAACTCTTTGCAGAGGATGTTCGTGACAAGAACGATTTCCGGCAGGAAGTCTTCAAGTCCGTTCAGATGCAGCGGGGGACATACAAAATCCTTCGCAGCGCCGAAGTCGAAACTGATGGTCTGGGGTTTGAACTGGTCGATCTACAGGGAATTTATGCCCGTGTCAGGGTGTTTGGCGCATACAAGGTGAATCTGCCAGGCAAACATGCCTATCTTGAAGAAGATTCGATTTTCGTCCTTTCCAAGGAGTCGGAAGGATGGCGCATCCTGGAACTGGAAGGGGAAGAGTCCTTTTATTAG
- a CDS encoding molybdopterin molybdotransferase MoeA, which produces MNHGFFTIISRAEFEALLKGFGPLDTKRIPLSQASGRVLAEDIVAAHDWPLMNRSCMDGYAINARDIFGATETNPGYLECTASLSIEKAPDISLFPGECARIATGGILPEGADAVVMIEHTQSMNDEEMGTVEFRKSAAPGENVMMRGEDAQTDKTALAAGTVIRPQEVGLSAALGFEELTIYDQPRVGILSTGDELIELSETPRPGQVRDVNSLTISALAELAGAVPTRYGIIKDDLDSLKAALAKALAENDVVLLSGGSSIGVRDLTVQTIESMDDAELLAHGVALSPGKPTILGRVGTKPVLGLPGQVTSALVVMHVLILPLLRHIQGDAGAFDEVRRPMRQAVLARNIHSKPGREDYIRIRLEERDNDLPLAHPVLGKSGLLRTMIQANGLAPIPADSEGLYEGQTIGVWMV; this is translated from the coding sequence ATGAACCACGGATTTTTCACCATCATCAGCCGGGCTGAATTCGAAGCGCTGCTCAAGGGCTTCGGGCCTCTGGATACCAAGCGCATCCCTCTGTCCCAGGCATCCGGTCGGGTGCTTGCCGAAGATATCGTCGCCGCCCACGACTGGCCGCTCATGAACCGCTCCTGTATGGACGGTTACGCGATCAATGCCCGCGACATCTTCGGAGCCACGGAAACCAACCCCGGTTACCTCGAATGCACGGCTTCCCTTTCCATTGAAAAGGCGCCAGACATTTCACTGTTTCCCGGTGAATGCGCCCGTATAGCCACCGGGGGGATTCTCCCGGAAGGCGCAGATGCCGTGGTCATGATCGAGCACACCCAGTCGATGAATGATGAAGAGATGGGCACGGTTGAATTTCGCAAAAGTGCTGCCCCGGGCGAGAACGTCATGATGCGGGGAGAAGACGCCCAGACTGACAAGACGGCCCTTGCAGCCGGGACCGTGATCAGGCCCCAGGAAGTAGGCTTATCCGCCGCTCTCGGGTTTGAGGAACTAACCATCTACGACCAGCCACGCGTAGGTATTCTTTCCACCGGCGATGAACTGATTGAGCTTTCCGAAACACCCCGGCCCGGACAGGTTCGTGACGTCAACTCACTGACCATTTCAGCCCTTGCAGAGTTGGCCGGAGCCGTTCCCACCCGCTACGGGATCATCAAGGACGACCTTGATTCGCTGAAGGCTGCGCTGGCAAAAGCACTGGCCGAAAACGATGTCGTGCTTCTTTCCGGCGGCAGTTCCATTGGCGTGCGCGACCTCACGGTGCAAACCATCGAATCCATGGATGACGCCGAGCTGCTCGCCCATGGCGTGGCATTGAGTCCGGGAAAACCGACCATACTCGGTCGCGTCGGGACCAAGCCCGTTCTGGGGTTACCGGGTCAGGTGACCTCGGCACTGGTGGTAATGCATGTGCTCATTCTGCCGCTCCTTCGCCACATTCAGGGAGATGCCGGAGCCTTCGACGAGGTGCGCCGTCCCATGCGACAGGCTGTTCTTGCACGCAACATTCACTCCAAGCCAGGCCGTGAAGATTACATTCGGATTCGTTTGGAAGAAAGGGACAACGACCTGCCCCTGGCTCATCCGGTTCTGGGAAAGTCAGGATTGTTGCGAACCATGATTCAGGCGAACGGCCTTGCGCCGATTCCGGCGGATTCCGAGGGATTATACGAAGGCCAGACTATCGGCGTGTGGATGGTGTAA
- a CDS encoding bacteriohemerythrin, translating into MPPMKWTDDVCIGLTIIDEQHKTLFAIAAELVEAIEQDKGEEALQHTFDRLKAYTHYHFKEEEAYMSEVNYPQLKEHAAQHAVLLVRVNMLWQMLRKGEKVSPEGASTFLQEWISTHIMQDDAKIGRFVQQNA; encoded by the coding sequence ATGCCTCCAATGAAATGGACCGACGACGTTTGTATCGGTTTGACAATAATAGACGAGCAGCACAAAACCCTTTTCGCCATCGCCGCAGAACTGGTCGAAGCCATTGAGCAGGATAAGGGCGAAGAGGCATTGCAGCATACCTTTGACAGGCTCAAGGCGTATACGCATTACCACTTCAAAGAGGAAGAAGCGTATATGAGTGAGGTCAATTATCCTCAACTCAAAGAACACGCAGCTCAACATGCCGTACTGCTGGTCCGCGTCAACATGTTGTGGCAAATGCTTCGCAAAGGCGAAAAAGTATCCCCGGAAGGAGCTTCCACGTTTCTCCAGGAGTGGATATCGACGCACATCATGCAGGACGATGCGAAAATCGGGCGGTTCGTGCAGCAGAACGCCTGA
- the argB gene encoding acetylglutamate kinase, whose product MKRYQLQAKSIMETLPFITEFYGETIVIKYGGNAMIDEELKRAFALNVVLLKYIGLNPVIIHGGGPQIGQMLKALNIESHFRQGYRVTDEATMDVVEMVLVGKVNKEIVNLINLNGGNAVGLSGKDGMLIKAEPKELTIEKKNAPPEIIDLGKVGEVRSVNTGLIRSLAAEGVIPVIAPVGVDDQGVTYNINADSVAGAVAQALGAKRLYLLTDVAGLLDADDELITHLHHKEAFECIDNGVITGGMIPKIKCCIEAVAEGEVEKAAIIDGRVENCILLELFTKSGIGTEVVQADKSE is encoded by the coding sequence ATGAAACGGTACCAACTGCAGGCCAAATCCATCATGGAAACCCTGCCGTTCATCACTGAATTCTATGGAGAAACCATCGTCATCAAATACGGCGGCAACGCCATGATCGACGAGGAACTAAAGCGTGCCTTTGCACTCAATGTCGTTCTCCTCAAATACATTGGACTCAACCCGGTCATCATCCATGGCGGCGGCCCCCAGATCGGGCAGATGCTCAAGGCGCTCAACATCGAATCCCATTTTCGTCAGGGGTACCGCGTGACCGACGAAGCCACCATGGATGTGGTGGAGATGGTTCTGGTCGGCAAGGTAAACAAGGAAATCGTCAACCTGATCAACCTCAATGGTGGTAATGCCGTAGGGCTTTCGGGCAAAGACGGCATGTTGATCAAGGCCGAACCCAAGGAATTGACCATTGAGAAGAAAAACGCACCGCCTGAGATCATCGACCTCGGCAAGGTGGGGGAAGTACGCTCCGTCAATACCGGCCTGATCCGCTCCCTTGCAGCCGAAGGGGTCATTCCCGTCATTGCGCCGGTGGGCGTGGACGATCAGGGAGTTACGTACAACATCAATGCAGACTCTGTCGCCGGTGCAGTGGCGCAGGCACTGGGCGCCAAGCGTCTTTACCTGCTCACCGACGTGGCCGGCCTGCTGGATGCCGACGACGAACTGATCACGCATCTGCACCACAAGGAAGCCTTTGAATGCATAGATAACGGCGTGATCACCGGCGGCATGATTCCCAAGATCAAATGCTGCATCGAAGCCGTAGCTGAAGGGGAAGTGGAAAAAGCCGCCATCATCGACGGACGGGTCGAGAACTGCATCCTACTCGAATTATTTACCAAATCAGGCATTGGCACCGAGGTTGTACAAGCGGACAAAAGCGAGTAA